One segment of Anatilimnocola aggregata DNA contains the following:
- the pheS gene encoding phenylalanine--tRNA ligase subunit alpha, translating into MALPEFLQELEQLLAAAQNAFAAAKSADALEAARIEFLGAKSGRLKAAQKGLGQVTGPDKPGAGKRFNEVKQAIEAAFAEIQQKQQTGEVVDPHAPRFDISLPGIRPRIGRLHPISQTIDELKDIMGRLGFSIAEGPEIEDEWHNFEALNIPPEHPARNPLDNFYLQVAETTHPVAVTAHTATTKPTSPSGLMLLRSQTSTVQIRTMETVKPPVRIISLGRVYRPDEADATHFPMFHQMEGLLIDKHVTMADLKSVLRMFATTYLGRDVHVRFRPSFFPFTEPSVEVDMSWGERWIEFGGAGMVDPNVLRAVGYDPEEVCGFAFGLGIERLCMRRHCITDIRELYKNDVRFLEQF; encoded by the coding sequence ATGGCCTTGCCCGAGTTCTTGCAGGAATTGGAACAGTTACTCGCCGCTGCGCAAAACGCTTTCGCGGCAGCTAAATCGGCTGACGCGCTGGAGGCGGCCCGCATCGAGTTCTTGGGCGCGAAAAGCGGCCGCCTGAAGGCTGCGCAAAAAGGACTCGGTCAGGTAACCGGGCCCGATAAGCCCGGCGCAGGCAAACGCTTTAACGAAGTGAAGCAAGCCATCGAAGCTGCCTTCGCCGAAATTCAACAGAAGCAGCAGACGGGCGAAGTCGTTGACCCTCACGCTCCGCGGTTCGATATCAGCTTGCCAGGCATTCGCCCGCGGATCGGCCGGCTGCATCCCATTTCGCAGACCATCGACGAACTCAAAGACATTATGGGGCGGCTGGGGTTCTCGATTGCCGAAGGGCCCGAGATCGAAGACGAGTGGCACAATTTCGAAGCCCTCAACATTCCCCCCGAACACCCCGCGCGCAATCCGCTCGATAACTTCTATCTGCAAGTGGCCGAAACAACGCACCCGGTCGCGGTGACCGCTCATACGGCCACCACCAAGCCCACCTCGCCCAGCGGGCTCATGTTGCTCCGCAGCCAAACGAGCACCGTGCAAATTCGGACGATGGAGACGGTCAAGCCGCCGGTGCGAATCATTTCGCTCGGGCGCGTCTATCGTCCCGATGAGGCTGACGCCACGCACTTTCCCATGTTCCACCAGATGGAAGGACTGCTGATCGACAAGCACGTCACCATGGCCGACCTCAAGAGTGTGCTCCGCATGTTCGCGACAACTTATCTCGGCCGCGATGTGCACGTGCGCTTCCGCCCCTCGTTCTTTCCCTTCACCGAGCCCAGCGTGGAAGTCGACATGAGTTGGGGAGAACGATGGATCGAATTCGGCGGCGCAGGAATGGTCGATCCCAACGTGCTCCGCGCGGTGGGTTACGATCCGGAAGAAGTCTGCGGCTTCGCCTTCGGCCTCGGCATCGAGCGCCTTTGCATGCGACGCCACTGCATTACCGACATTCGCGAACTCTATAAAAACGACGTCCGCTTTCTCGAACAGTTCTAA
- the pheT gene encoding phenylalanine--tRNA ligase subunit beta: protein MLVSWKWLQEYVTLNVSHAELTQRLMMAGLNHESTEAAGADFCIDLEITSNRPDCLGHIGVAREAAVLLGEKLKVPKPEPKTAGEAIEKSVKIQIDAPELCPRYSARLIRGVKIKPSPAWLVERLQTIGQPAINNVVDVSNYVLMECGQPLHAFDFRKLAAGQIIVRRAKNEEQFPAIDHKTYTLTSDMCVIADAERPVALAGVMGGAETEVTATTTDVLIESAQFAPLAVRGASRKLKLASDSSYRFERGTDPAGVDWASLRACELILQLAGGELAPGVIDLGPKVPAPQPIVLRLSQLKRILGIEIPAQEVERILAALGCGISETSAASLTALPPPWRRDLTREIDLVEEAARIHGYDKIPEDIGVPMAPSHKSDHDRVLQKVRHTMTAAGFDEALTTSVVSEAWSSAFSPWTHAAPLVCNQPMLKGADRLRRSIVPSLLESRRLNESLGCDSSQLFETARIYLPLENSLPHEQWSLAAVSGHDFLTLKGVVESVLARVNPTLRLEVVEYRHPMLVADHAAELRVAGQRFGYLGKLSPAGLKQFGLRREATIVEFDLGALVPLAVLTPHYQTQISFPAIARDLNLIVDEPLRWSQLAGTVQAAAGERLQGISYLDTYRDVEKDGAGKKRLLFSVQLRSAERTLTGEEADQIIQRIVDSCQTKFGAKLLG, encoded by the coding sequence ATGCTTGTCTCTTGGAAATGGCTGCAAGAATACGTCACGCTCAACGTTTCGCACGCGGAACTCACGCAGCGGCTGATGATGGCGGGGCTGAACCACGAATCGACCGAAGCAGCGGGCGCTGACTTCTGCATCGATCTCGAAATCACCAGCAACCGCCCCGATTGCCTAGGGCATATCGGTGTTGCCCGCGAAGCGGCCGTGCTGCTTGGCGAAAAGTTGAAAGTGCCGAAGCCCGAGCCAAAAACGGCGGGTGAGGCAATTGAAAAGTCGGTCAAGATTCAGATCGACGCTCCTGAGTTGTGTCCGCGCTATTCGGCCCGCCTGATCCGCGGCGTGAAGATCAAGCCTAGCCCCGCGTGGCTCGTCGAGCGATTGCAAACGATTGGTCAGCCGGCAATTAACAACGTTGTCGATGTGTCGAACTACGTGCTGATGGAGTGTGGCCAGCCGTTGCATGCGTTCGACTTTCGCAAATTGGCCGCCGGGCAGATCATCGTCCGACGGGCAAAGAACGAAGAGCAGTTCCCGGCCATCGATCACAAAACCTACACCCTCACCAGCGACATGTGCGTAATTGCGGACGCCGAGCGTCCAGTCGCACTCGCTGGCGTGATGGGTGGCGCAGAGACCGAAGTCACTGCCACGACGACCGACGTGCTGATCGAGTCGGCTCAGTTTGCGCCTCTGGCAGTGCGCGGCGCTTCACGCAAACTCAAACTCGCCAGCGACTCTTCCTATCGCTTTGAGCGCGGCACCGATCCGGCCGGCGTCGATTGGGCGAGCCTGCGAGCCTGCGAACTGATCTTGCAGTTAGCCGGGGGCGAACTGGCACCTGGTGTAATCGACTTAGGACCGAAGGTGCCGGCTCCTCAGCCGATCGTGCTGCGGCTGTCGCAGCTCAAACGCATCTTGGGAATCGAAATCCCTGCCCAAGAGGTCGAGCGGATTCTCGCCGCGCTGGGCTGCGGAATATCTGAGACAAGTGCCGCAAGTCTTACAGCACTCCCGCCCCCCTGGCGTCGCGATTTGACGCGCGAGATCGACCTGGTGGAAGAAGCGGCACGGATTCATGGCTACGACAAGATTCCCGAAGATATTGGCGTGCCAATGGCGCCGTCGCACAAGAGCGATCACGACCGTGTGCTGCAAAAAGTTCGCCACACGATGACCGCCGCCGGTTTCGACGAAGCACTGACCACCAGCGTCGTCAGCGAAGCCTGGTCCAGCGCCTTCAGTCCGTGGACGCACGCCGCGCCGCTGGTTTGCAATCAGCCGATGCTCAAGGGGGCCGATCGCCTTCGCCGCAGCATTGTACCGAGTTTGCTCGAAAGTCGCCGGCTGAACGAATCGCTTGGCTGCGATAGCAGTCAACTGTTCGAGACCGCGCGCATCTATCTGCCGCTGGAAAACAGCTTGCCGCACGAGCAATGGTCGCTGGCTGCTGTCAGCGGGCATGACTTTTTAACGCTGAAGGGTGTGGTCGAAAGTGTACTCGCTCGGGTGAATCCAACCCTGCGGCTCGAAGTGGTCGAGTACCGTCATCCAATGTTAGTGGCCGATCATGCTGCCGAACTGCGTGTCGCCGGCCAGCGGTTCGGTTACCTCGGCAAGTTGTCGCCCGCCGGTCTCAAACAGTTTGGCTTGCGCCGGGAAGCGACCATCGTGGAGTTCGATCTCGGCGCACTCGTGCCGCTTGCGGTCCTCACGCCGCATTACCAGACGCAGATCAGCTTTCCGGCCATTGCCCGCGATCTGAACCTGATCGTTGACGAACCGCTCCGGTGGTCGCAACTAGCGGGCACCGTGCAAGCGGCAGCGGGCGAACGCTTGCAAGGCATTTCGTATCTCGATACCTATCGCGATGTGGAGAAAGACGGCGCTGGCAAGAAGCGACTGTTGTTCTCCGTGCAACTTCGCTCGGCCGAACGAACCCTGACCGGCGAAGAGGCGGATCAAATCATTCAGCGGATCGTCGATAGTTGTCAAACCAAGTTTGGCGCAAAACTGCTGGGCTAA